GTTTTCTAGATATTAGCACATACATAATGTTAACTTATCATTAACATCACAGACAAGGATCCTAAAATGAATGACCGCATCTATACCTTCGAAGAAGCTAGCAAATTTATGAGCGATGCATTTATCTATAGAATGCCTTTTAATCAATTACTTGGAATTGAGCTACTACAAATGACCGATGATTTAGTCCAGCTATCCGTGGAAAATCGTTCAGAGCTTATTGGTAATTTCACCCAAAATATTCTCCATGGCGGTGTAATTGCATCCTTATTAGATGTGGCCGGTGGCATGGTGTGTATCAACCGGATCCTTCAACGTATTGAACCTCTCATTCACCAAGACATTGCCGACAAGATGTCCAAAATGGGTACGATTGATTTACGCGTTGACTATTTGCGCCCTGGACGTGGAGAGGTTTTTATCGCGAGCGCCAGCTTACTACGCGATGGTAATAAAATCGCCGTTACCCGCAGTGAATTACATAATGAGAAAAATCAGCATATTGCCACAGCCACTGCGACTTATTTGATTGGATAAAAAACTGATTGAATGAAACCATATCAGCGAATGAAACAGACTGGTAAATAATTAATAACCTCATTAACTAATAGCTTGTAAAAAAACCTGAGCAATGTCACATTAATGGCATCACAAATCGAGCCACTTACATTCCTGGTTTCGATCTCTCAGTTTTACTTTATATCAATTTCAGAGCTATTCATGAGCCAACAAAATACTACCAAAGGCGTACTATGTGCCTTAGGCGCTTATTTTATTTGGGGTGTCGCTCCCATTTATTTTAAATCCATTAAAGAAGTGCCAGCCGAAGAAATTTTGACTCACCGTATTATTTGGTCATTCTTCTTTATGCTGTTATTACTGACCATCACACGCCATTGGAAGTATTTCCGCCAAACCTTAAAACAGCCTAAAAAGATCTTAATTTTAGGTGTAACGGCCATAACAATTGCGTCTAACTGGCTGATTTATATCTGGGCGGTGAATAATGGGCATATGCTGCAAGCCAGCTTAGGGTATTTTATCAACCCTCTGGTTAACGTATTGTTTGGCATGATATTTTTACATGAACGCTTCCGTCGAATGCAATGGGTTGCAGTCGGGTTAGCACTCACCGGCGTATTAATTCAACTCTGGCAATTTGGCTCCGTGCCAGTCATTGGATTAAGCCTTGCCGTGACGTTTGCCACCTACGGTTTATTACGTAAAAAATTGGGTGTCGATGCGCAAACAGGTATGACATTTGAAACCTTATGGTTGCTACCTGTCGGCGTTATCTTCCTACTATTCTTTGCAGATAGCCCGACAAGTGACATGACAATGAACAGCTGGAATTTAAACATTCTCCTGATTGCTGCAGGGATTATTACTACAGTGCCGTTGTTACTGTTTACTGAAGCCGCCAACCATTTAAGACTGTCAACATTAGGGTTCTTCCAGTATTTAGGCCCAAGCATTATGTTCTTACTTGCCGTATTTGTGTATGGTGAAGTGATGACTCAAGAATTGTTAATTACATTTGGTTTTATCTGGGTTGCATTAATTTTATTTACTTTAGATGCTTTATATACACAGCAGAAACTCAGAAGAAAATAGAATTTAGTTTTCCATATTATGGGCATTCGTGCCCATAATATCTGACTTAAATTAGTATTAACCCACTTATTATATTATCCATTTAATACATGTTTCATTTAATGGAACTAGAAAGGTTAAATTATTTAATATAACCAGCTTATTTTTATTAAAAATAATTTACCTTTTGGGTATTTTTATTTTGTTTTAGTTGATTTCAAAATTAAACACTTTCTTGTTTTATTTCAATGGATTATAAAAATTTTTATTCCTTGATTTTATCGGAAATT
The Providencia alcalifaciens DNA segment above includes these coding regions:
- a CDS encoding thioesterase family protein, translated to MNDRIYTFEEASKFMSDAFIYRMPFNQLLGIELLQMTDDLVQLSVENRSELIGNFTQNILHGGVIASLLDVAGGMVCINRILQRIEPLIHQDIADKMSKMGTIDLRVDYLRPGRGEVFIASASLLRDGNKIAVTRSELHNEKNQHIATATATYLIG
- the rarD gene encoding EamA family transporter RarD, coding for MSQQNTTKGVLCALGAYFIWGVAPIYFKSIKEVPAEEILTHRIIWSFFFMLLLLTITRHWKYFRQTLKQPKKILILGVTAITIASNWLIYIWAVNNGHMLQASLGYFINPLVNVLFGMIFLHERFRRMQWVAVGLALTGVLIQLWQFGSVPVIGLSLAVTFATYGLLRKKLGVDAQTGMTFETLWLLPVGVIFLLFFADSPTSDMTMNSWNLNILLIAAGIITTVPLLLFTEAANHLRLSTLGFFQYLGPSIMFLLAVFVYGEVMTQELLITFGFIWVALILFTLDALYTQQKLRRK